A genome region from Pseudomonas pergaminensis includes the following:
- a CDS encoding HlyD family type I secretion periplasmic adaptor subunit — MSQNKPVLISEAPNNVLALDDKKYSRLGWLLVLGGFAGFLGWAALAPLDKGVAVSGKVMVSGHRKTVQHPAGGIVERIEVREGEVVSAGQVLLRLKETPLRGQMQSLRSQYLASLASEARLSAESEGAPAITFGPELLNDPEAAGTLNLQRQLFNSRAQALATEQQGLRETIAGAEAQLRGTRDSQASKVQQRAALNEQLQGLRELARDGYIPRNRLLDSERLYSQVDGAIAEDYGRIGQLQRQVLELRLRIRQLGEDFQKDLRSQLADTRTRSDDLRNRLASAEFELANSRVRAPASGVVVGLDVYTEGGVIKPGQALMDIVPQGEPLLVEARVPVQMVDKVHPGLPVELLFSAFNQATTPRVAGEVTLVSADRQVDERTDEPYYTLRAQVSAAGMQQLDGVQIRPGMPVETFVKTGERSMLNYLFKPLMDRTHMALVEE, encoded by the coding sequence ATGAGCCAGAACAAACCGGTGTTGATCAGCGAGGCGCCGAACAATGTGCTGGCGCTGGATGACAAAAAGTATTCGCGCCTGGGGTGGCTGTTGGTACTCGGTGGCTTTGCCGGTTTCCTCGGTTGGGCGGCATTGGCACCGCTGGACAAGGGCGTGGCGGTGTCGGGCAAGGTCATGGTGTCGGGCCATCGCAAGACCGTGCAACACCCGGCCGGGGGCATCGTCGAGCGCATTGAAGTGCGCGAGGGTGAGGTGGTCAGCGCCGGCCAGGTGCTGCTGCGATTAAAAGAAACCCCATTGCGCGGGCAGATGCAGTCGCTGCGCAGCCAGTACCTGGCCTCCCTGGCCAGCGAAGCGCGCTTGAGTGCCGAAAGCGAAGGGGCGCCGGCGATCACCTTTGGTCCCGAATTGCTCAATGATCCGGAGGCGGCGGGCACCCTGAACCTGCAACGACAGCTGTTCAATAGCCGTGCCCAGGCCCTGGCCACCGAGCAACAAGGCCTGCGCGAAACCATCGCTGGCGCCGAGGCGCAGTTGCGCGGGACACGGGATTCGCAAGCCAGCAAAGTCCAGCAACGCGCGGCGTTGAATGAGCAACTGCAGGGCCTGCGCGAACTGGCGCGTGACGGTTACATCCCGCGTAATCGCCTGCTCGACAGCGAGCGCCTGTACTCGCAGGTCGACGGCGCCATCGCTGAGGACTACGGCCGTATCGGCCAATTGCAACGCCAGGTACTGGAGCTGCGCCTGCGAATCCGCCAGTTGGGCGAAGACTTCCAGAAAGACCTGCGCAGCCAATTGGCCGACACCCGCACCCGCAGCGACGACCTGCGCAACCGCCTGGCCTCGGCCGAGTTCGAACTGGCCAACAGCCGGGTGCGCGCGCCGGCGTCCGGCGTGGTGGTGGGGCTGGACGTGTACACCGAGGGCGGGGTGATCAAGCCCGGCCAGGCGTTGATGGACATCGTGCCCCAGGGTGAACCCTTGTTGGTGGAGGCCAGGGTGCCAGTGCAGATGGTCGACAAGGTGCATCCGGGCTTGCCGGTGGAGTTGCTGTTCTCGGCCTTCAACCAGGCCACCACGCCACGGGTGGCCGGTGAAGTCACCCTGGTCTCGGCAGACCGCCAGGTCGATGAACGCACCGACGAGCCTTACTACACGCTGCGTGCCCAGGTCAGCGCGGCGGGCATGCAACAACTGGACGGCGTGCAGATACGCCCGGGCATGCCGGTGGAAACCTTCGTCAAGACCGGTGAGCGCTCGATGCTCAACTACTTGTTCAAACCCCTGATGGATCGCACCCATATGGCCCTGGTGGAAGAATGA
- a CDS encoding FAD binding domain-containing protein — MNPFHYSKPVDVQEAVHLSSGASRFIAGGTNLLDLMKENISRPEHLIDITGLPLHDIQETTDGGLLIGALVSNADLAWHPLIEQRYPLLSQAILAGASPQLRNMASTGGNLLQRTRCYYFYDATVPCNKREPGSGCPARTGLNRIHAILGASEQCVATHPSDMCVALAALEARVHVEGRGGARIIEFADFHRLPGDAPQRDNLLADDELITAVELPADNLAHHSNYLKIRDRASYAFALVSVAAALELDGDTIVDARLALGGVAHKPWRDRAVEAGLIGQVVSRETFGHAADALLQDAEPLEHNGFKIKLARRGIIRALSDAAVAGERS, encoded by the coding sequence ATGAACCCCTTCCATTACAGCAAGCCCGTCGATGTACAGGAGGCCGTGCACCTGAGCAGTGGCGCCTCGCGCTTTATTGCCGGTGGCACCAACCTGCTGGACCTGATGAAAGAGAACATCAGCCGCCCCGAGCACCTCATCGACATCACCGGCCTGCCGTTGCATGACATTCAGGAGACGACCGACGGGGGCCTGTTGATCGGCGCCCTGGTGAGTAACGCCGACCTGGCCTGGCACCCGCTGATCGAACAGCGTTACCCACTGCTGTCCCAGGCCATCCTCGCCGGCGCCTCGCCGCAACTGCGCAATATGGCCAGTACTGGCGGCAACCTGTTGCAGCGCACCCGCTGCTACTACTTTTATGACGCCACCGTGCCGTGCAACAAGCGCGAGCCCGGCAGTGGCTGCCCGGCGCGCACCGGCTTGAACCGGATCCACGCGATCCTCGGCGCCAGTGAGCAGTGCGTCGCCACCCACCCATCCGATATGTGCGTCGCCCTGGCGGCGCTGGAGGCGCGGGTGCATGTCGAAGGCCGTGGTGGTGCGCGGATCATCGAGTTTGCCGATTTTCATCGCCTGCCCGGTGATGCGCCGCAACGCGACAACCTGCTGGCCGACGATGAGCTGATCACCGCTGTCGAGCTGCCCGCCGACAACCTGGCGCACCATAGCAACTACCTGAAAATCCGCGATCGCGCGTCTTATGCCTTCGCCCTGGTGTCGGTGGCGGCAGCGCTGGAACTGGACGGCGACACCATCGTCGACGCCCGCCTGGCCCTTGGCGGCGTGGCCCACAAACCTTGGCGCGACCGCGCAGTGGAAGCCGGGCTGATCGGCCAGGTAGTCAGCCGCGAAACCTTCGGCCACGCCGCCGATGCCCTGTTGCAAGACGCCGAGCCGCTGGAACACAACGGGTTCAAGATCAAGCTGGCACGCCGGGGGATCATTCGTGCCCTGAGTGACGCCGCTGTCGCAGGAGAACGCTCATGA
- the trmA gene encoding tRNA (uridine(54)-C5)-methyltransferase TrmA, with translation MTFDAARYTAQLQDKVTRLRDLLAPFDAPEPQVFDSPLQNFRLRAEFRLWREGGERHYAMFSQDDKRTPILIEEFPIASQRINQLMPQLKAAWQASAALSHKLFQVEFLTTLAGDAMITLCYHRPLDEHWHTAANQLAADLNVSIIGRSKGKRDVIGHDYVVEKLDVGGRTFSYRQPEGAFTQPNGTVNQKMLNWAYEALGDRPDDLLELYCGNGNFTLPLATRVRKVLATEISKTSVNAALSNLDENAVDNVTLVRLSAEELTEALNEVRPFRRLHGIDLKSYEFGSVFVDPPRAGMDPDTCELTRRFDNILYISCNPETLAANIAQLHDTHKITQCALFDQFPWTHHMESGVLLTRR, from the coding sequence ATGACTTTTGACGCCGCACGCTACACCGCTCAACTGCAAGACAAGGTCACGCGCTTGCGTGACCTGCTGGCACCGTTCGACGCGCCAGAGCCACAGGTCTTCGACTCGCCGCTGCAGAATTTCCGCCTGCGCGCGGAGTTCCGCCTGTGGCGCGAAGGCGGTGAGCGCCACTACGCGATGTTCTCCCAGGACGACAAGCGCACGCCGATCCTGATCGAAGAGTTCCCCATCGCCAGCCAGCGCATCAACCAGTTGATGCCGCAGCTCAAGGCCGCCTGGCAAGCCAGCGCCGCCCTGAGCCATAAGCTGTTCCAGGTGGAGTTCCTCACCACCCTGGCCGGCGACGCGATGATCACCCTGTGCTATCACCGCCCGCTGGATGAGCACTGGCATACCGCTGCAAACCAGCTGGCAGCCGACTTGAATGTCAGCATCATCGGCCGCTCAAAGGGCAAGCGCGATGTGATCGGCCATGACTACGTGGTGGAAAAACTCGACGTGGGCGGCCGCACCTTCAGCTACCGCCAACCCGAAGGCGCCTTCACCCAGCCCAACGGCACGGTGAACCAGAAGATGCTCAACTGGGCTTATGAAGCCCTGGGTGATCGCCCGGATGATCTACTGGAGTTGTATTGCGGCAACGGCAACTTCACCCTGCCCCTGGCTACGCGTGTACGCAAAGTACTGGCTACCGAAATCAGCAAGACCTCAGTGAATGCTGCCCTGAGCAACCTTGATGAAAACGCGGTGGATAACGTCACGCTGGTGCGTCTCTCTGCCGAAGAACTCACCGAAGCGCTGAACGAAGTGCGTCCGTTTCGTCGCCTGCACGGTATCGATTTGAAGAGTTACGAATTCGGCAGCGTCTTCGTCGACCCGCCGCGCGCCGGCATGGACCCGGACACCTGCGAACTGACCCGCCGCTTCGACAACATCCTGTACATCTCCTGCAACCCGGAGACCTTGGCGGCGAATATTGCGCAACTGCACGATACGCACAAGATTACCCAGTGTGCGCTGTTTGACCAGTTCCCGTGGACCCACCACATGGAATCCGGGGTGCTGTTGACCCGTCGCTAA
- a CDS encoding DUF4879 domain-containing protein, whose product MKNASPWSLALIPCISLLLGAPPAWGATAPPLSEVRVFKVESAGCTETIPERAQDTAMCTHRGPTKVSVMEVGLGNNPVGLFNGAVLNGQRTAVCQVGNVSEACSGAGTLMGYIYVFDLNVEAQGWFQYSNSSINPPRNTLSTQLNIR is encoded by the coding sequence ATGAAAAACGCCAGCCCGTGGAGTCTAGCCCTGATCCCCTGTATCAGCCTGTTGCTCGGCGCACCACCGGCGTGGGGCGCGACTGCACCGCCCTTGAGCGAAGTGCGCGTGTTCAAGGTTGAGTCGGCCGGTTGCACGGAAACCATCCCCGAGCGCGCACAGGACACCGCGATGTGTACGCACCGCGGCCCCACCAAGGTGTCGGTGATGGAAGTGGGCCTGGGGAATAACCCGGTCGGCCTCTTCAATGGCGCGGTGTTGAATGGCCAGCGCACGGCGGTGTGCCAGGTCGGCAACGTTAGCGAAGCCTGCAGTGGCGCCGGCACCTTGATGGGCTACATCTATGTGTTTGACCTGAATGTCGAGGCCCAGGGCTGGTTCCAATACAGCAACTCGTCCATCAACCCGCCGCGCAACACCTTGTCGACGCAGCTCAATATCCGCTGA
- a CDS encoding NCS2 family permease: MLEKLFQLKAHNTNVRTEILAGITTFLAMAYILFVNPSILGETGMDKGAIFVATCLAAAIGSTVMGLIANYPIALAPGMGLNAFFTYTVVLHMGHTWQVALGAVFISAVLFFILSIFRIREWIINSIPLPLRSAIAAGIGLFLALIALHNAGIVVGNPNTLVGMGDLKKPAAILATLGFMLIVALEALAVRGAVLIGILAVTLVSILLGVTEFGGVVSMPPSLAPTFLQLDIKGALDIGLVSVIFAFLFVDLFDNSGTLIGVAKRAGLMGKDGHMPKMGRALIADSTAAMAGSLLGTSTTTSYIESAAGVSAGGRTGLTAIVVAVLFLLALFFAPLAGSVPAFATAPALLFVAVLMTQGLAEIDWDDITVAAPVVITALAMPFTYSIANGIAFGFIAWTAIKLLSGRYRELNPALVILSILFVIKLGWFNA, encoded by the coding sequence ATGCTGGAAAAGCTGTTTCAACTCAAGGCACACAACACCAACGTGCGCACCGAGATCCTCGCGGGCATCACGACATTCCTGGCCATGGCCTACATTCTGTTCGTGAACCCGAGCATCCTCGGCGAAACCGGCATGGATAAGGGCGCCATCTTTGTCGCGACGTGCCTGGCAGCGGCCATCGGCTCGACCGTGATGGGCTTGATCGCCAACTACCCGATCGCACTTGCGCCAGGCATGGGCCTCAACGCCTTCTTTACCTACACCGTGGTCCTGCACATGGGCCACACCTGGCAGGTTGCACTGGGCGCGGTGTTCATTTCGGCGGTGCTGTTTTTCATCCTGTCGATCTTCCGCATCCGTGAGTGGATCATCAACAGCATCCCGCTGCCGCTGCGTTCGGCGATTGCCGCCGGTATCGGCCTGTTCCTGGCGCTGATTGCCCTGCACAACGCCGGTATCGTGGTCGGCAACCCGAACACGCTGGTGGGCATGGGTGACCTTAAAAAGCCCGCGGCGATCCTCGCCACCCTCGGTTTTATGCTCATCGTGGCGCTGGAAGCGCTCGCCGTGCGCGGTGCGGTGCTGATCGGCATTCTGGCCGTCACCCTCGTGTCCATCCTGCTGGGCGTCACCGAGTTCGGCGGCGTCGTGTCGATGCCACCGTCCCTGGCCCCTACGTTCCTGCAACTGGACATTAAAGGCGCGTTGGACATTGGCCTGGTCAGTGTGATCTTCGCGTTCCTGTTCGTGGACCTGTTCGACAACTCCGGCACCCTGATTGGCGTAGCCAAGCGCGCCGGCCTGATGGGCAAGGACGGCCACATGCCGAAAATGGGCCGTGCGCTGATTGCCGACAGCACCGCCGCCATGGCCGGTTCCCTGCTGGGGACGTCGACCACCACCAGCTACATCGAGTCCGCCGCCGGTGTGAGTGCCGGTGGCCGTACCGGTTTGACCGCCATCGTGGTCGCGGTCCTGTTCCTGTTGGCCTTGTTCTTCGCGCCGCTGGCCGGCAGCGTTCCCGCCTTCGCCACCGCGCCAGCATTGCTGTTCGTGGCGGTGCTGATGACCCAGGGCCTGGCCGAGATCGACTGGGATGACATCACTGTTGCAGCGCCGGTGGTGATCACCGCCCTGGCGATGCCGTTCACTTACTCCATTGCCAACGGCATCGCCTTCGGTTTCATCGCCTGGACCGCCATCAAGCTGCTTTCGGGCCGCTACCGTGAGCTGAACCCGGCGCTGGTGATTCTGTCGATTCTGTTTGTGATCAAGCTGGGCTGGTTCAACGCATGA
- a CDS encoding xanthine dehydrogenase family protein molybdopterin-binding subunit, which translates to MTAIGKPLDRVDGLLKVTGQARYAGEFPEDGLLHGSVVSSTVAKGRVLRIDASKALALPGVVEVIHHLNRPKIASYDDAFQDDDAADGSPFRPLYNDHVLYSGQPLALVIADNLELARHAGSLVDIEYETEAFETDLLAQQEQAHASPQTPPAPRGNFQAEWTGAAVSLDLHYSTPIEHHNPMEPHASTVLYQPDGTLHIHDKTQGPQNCQAYVQKVFGLDKSQVRIFAAFVGGAFGSGLRPQYQLPLAVMAALALKRSVRVTLTRQQMFTFGYRPRTLQRLQMGAAANGRLTALGHTAIGQTSRFEDFSEHVVEWSGMLYHCDNVQLTYKLVPLDVFTPLDMRAPGAALGVIGLECAMDELACALGIDPVQLRLINYAERNQNEDKPWSSKALRECYREGAERFGWSQRNPEPRSMRDGRQLIGWGMAGGVWEAMQMKASAKARIDAQGKLTVSSATTDIGTGTYTVMTQIAAQASGVAVEDVVFLLGDSSLPTAPLQGGSFTVSSVGTAVQQACEALTGKLLAIARQTYPVFKEAESVRFEDGHLHTGDVSVSLAQLVKDSGEDGLEVQVDSEPDKKREGYSTATHSAVFVEVQVDEDLGTIKVRRVVSAIAAGRVVNPKMARSQILGGVVWGIGMALHEETQIDHQLGRYMNHSLAEYHIPVNADIGEIDVVFVEEHDEIVNALGSKGVGEIGIVGVAAAVANAIYHATGKRVREFPITLDKVL; encoded by the coding sequence ATGACCGCTATCGGCAAACCTTTGGACCGGGTCGACGGTCTGCTCAAGGTCACCGGCCAGGCGCGATATGCCGGTGAGTTTCCCGAGGATGGCCTGCTGCATGGCAGCGTGGTGTCCAGCACCGTCGCCAAGGGCCGTGTGCTACGCATCGACGCCTCCAAGGCGCTGGCCCTGCCGGGTGTGGTGGAGGTTATCCACCACCTCAACCGGCCAAAAATCGCCAGTTATGACGATGCTTTCCAGGACGACGACGCCGCCGACGGCTCGCCGTTTCGCCCGCTCTACAACGACCACGTGCTGTACAGCGGCCAGCCCCTGGCGTTGGTGATCGCCGATAACCTCGAGCTGGCGCGGCATGCCGGCTCCCTGGTAGACATCGAGTACGAAACCGAAGCCTTCGAAACCGACCTGTTGGCCCAACAGGAGCAGGCGCATGCCTCGCCGCAGACCCCGCCCGCGCCGCGCGGCAACTTCCAGGCCGAATGGACCGGCGCTGCGGTCAGCCTGGACTTGCACTACAGCACGCCCATCGAACACCACAACCCGATGGAGCCTCACGCCAGCACCGTGCTGTATCAGCCGGACGGTACCCTGCACATCCATGACAAGACCCAGGGCCCACAGAATTGCCAGGCCTATGTGCAAAAGGTCTTCGGCCTGGATAAAAGCCAGGTGCGTATTTTTGCCGCGTTCGTCGGTGGCGCCTTTGGTTCTGGCTTGCGCCCGCAGTACCAGTTGCCGCTGGCGGTGATGGCCGCCCTGGCGCTCAAACGCTCGGTGCGCGTCACCCTGACCCGCCAACAAATGTTTACCTTCGGCTACCGCCCGCGCACATTGCAGCGTTTGCAAATGGGCGCCGCCGCGAATGGACGCCTTACGGCATTGGGGCACACCGCCATCGGCCAGACCTCGCGATTCGAGGATTTCAGCGAGCATGTGGTGGAGTGGAGCGGCATGCTCTATCACTGCGATAACGTGCAGCTTACTTATAAGTTGGTGCCACTGGATGTGTTCACGCCCCTGGACATGCGCGCCCCCGGTGCTGCCCTCGGTGTGATCGGCCTGGAGTGCGCGATGGACGAACTGGCCTGCGCCCTGGGCATCGATCCGGTGCAACTGCGGCTGATCAACTACGCCGAGCGCAACCAGAACGAAGACAAACCCTGGTCGAGCAAGGCCCTGCGCGAGTGTTACCGCGAAGGTGCCGAGCGTTTCGGCTGGAGCCAGCGCAACCCCGAGCCGCGCAGCATGCGTGACGGGCGCCAGTTGATCGGCTGGGGCATGGCCGGCGGGGTGTGGGAAGCCATGCAGATGAAGGCCAGCGCCAAGGCGCGGATCGACGCGCAGGGCAAGCTGACGGTCAGCAGTGCCACCACCGATATCGGCACCGGCACTTACACGGTGATGACCCAGATCGCGGCGCAAGCCAGTGGTGTGGCCGTCGAGGACGTGGTGTTTCTGCTTGGCGATTCGTCATTACCCACCGCGCCGTTGCAGGGCGGGTCGTTTACCGTGTCCTCGGTCGGCACGGCCGTGCAGCAAGCCTGCGAAGCGTTGACCGGCAAACTGCTGGCCATTGCCCGACAGACGTACCCGGTCTTCAAGGAGGCCGAATCCGTGCGCTTCGAAGACGGCCACCTGCATACCGGGGACGTGAGTGTGTCGCTGGCGCAGTTGGTCAAGGACAGCGGCGAGGATGGGTTGGAGGTGCAGGTCGACAGCGAGCCCGATAAGAAACGCGAGGGCTACAGCACTGCCACCCATTCGGCGGTGTTTGTCGAGGTGCAGGTGGATGAAGACCTTGGCACCATCAAGGTGCGCCGCGTGGTCAGTGCGATTGCCGCCGGGCGTGTGGTCAACCCGAAAATGGCCCGCAGCCAGATCCTTGGCGGCGTGGTGTGGGGGATCGGCATGGCCCTGCACGAAGAAACCCAGATCGACCATCAGCTGGGGCGCTACATGAACCACAGCCTGGCCGAGTACCACATCCCGGTTAACGCGGATATTGGCGAGATCGACGTGGTATTTGTCGAGGAGCATGACGAGATCGTCAATGCCCTGGGGTCCAAGGGCGTGGGTGAGATCGGCATAGTCGGGGTGGCAGCGGCGGTGGCGAATGCGATTTATCACGCCACGGGCAAGCGGGTGCGGGAGTTCCCGATCACCTTGGATAAGGTCCTCTGA
- a CDS encoding TolC family outer membrane protein, which translates to MKALLFTLCFGCTSAAHALGLLDAYDLALRNDPTFQAAIQEREAGEENRVIGRAALLPNLSWSYNNSRNESEVTAGDVTSDRDYRSYASTLTLQQPLLDYEAYARFRQGTAQALMADERFRGKSQELAVRVLNAYSQALLAQERIELSRAQKRAYAERLQLNDRLLKGGEGTRTDVLETQARLSLAQAEEIESQDVQDSALRELEAIVGQPLQIEELAPLTRQFDIPPLQPNRFETWREMAMANNPELKSQHHALDVASYEVERKRAGHMPKVSLYASSRQTSSDSESSYNQKYDTNSVGIQVSLPLFAGGGVSASTRQAANQLSQAQYELDAQTSATLVELRKQFNLNTSGAAKVRAYEMAVSSATALVAATKKSVAGGERVNLDVLDAEQQLFTARRDLANARHAYLLARIQLKYYAGLLNEQDLRALAGYFQPSA; encoded by the coding sequence ATGAAGGCGCTGTTGTTTACCCTGTGTTTTGGTTGTACCTCGGCGGCGCATGCCCTGGGCTTGCTGGATGCCTACGACTTGGCCCTGCGTAACGACCCGACCTTTCAGGCCGCTATCCAGGAGCGTGAGGCCGGTGAAGAAAATCGTGTGATCGGGCGTGCGGCGTTGTTGCCGAACCTGTCGTGGAGCTATAACAACTCGCGCAACGAATCCGAAGTGACGGCGGGTGATGTCACCAGCGACCGTGACTACCGCAGTTACGCGTCGACCCTGACCTTGCAGCAACCGCTGCTCGATTACGAAGCCTACGCGCGGTTTCGCCAGGGCACTGCCCAGGCATTGATGGCCGATGAGCGTTTTCGAGGCAAGAGCCAGGAACTGGCAGTGCGGGTGCTCAACGCCTATAGCCAGGCCTTGCTGGCGCAAGAACGTATCGAGCTGAGTCGCGCACAGAAACGTGCGTATGCCGAGCGCCTGCAACTCAATGATCGCCTGCTCAAGGGCGGTGAAGGCACGCGCACCGATGTGCTGGAAACCCAGGCGCGCCTGAGCCTGGCCCAGGCCGAAGAGATCGAGTCCCAGGATGTCCAGGACAGCGCCCTGCGCGAGCTGGAAGCCATCGTCGGCCAACCGCTGCAGATCGAAGAACTGGCGCCGCTGACGCGCCAGTTCGACATTCCGCCCCTGCAGCCCAACCGTTTCGAAACCTGGCGCGAAATGGCCATGGCCAATAACCCGGAGCTTAAATCCCAGCACCACGCCTTGGACGTGGCTTCCTATGAAGTGGAACGCAAGCGTGCAGGTCATATGCCCAAGGTCAGCCTGTACGCCAGCAGTCGCCAGACCAGCTCCGATTCGGAAAGCAGCTACAACCAGAAGTACGACACCAACAGCGTCGGCATCCAGGTCAGCCTGCCGCTGTTTGCCGGTGGCGGTGTATCAGCCTCCACGCGCCAGGCGGCGAACCAACTGTCCCAGGCCCAGTACGAGCTGGACGCGCAAACCTCGGCCACGCTGGTGGAGTTGCGCAAACAGTTCAACCTCAACACCAGCGGCGCGGCCAAAGTGCGTGCTTATGAAATGGCCGTCAGCTCTGCCACGGCTTTAGTCGCTGCGACGAAAAAGAGTGTGGCCGGCGGTGAGCGGGTCAACCTCGACGTGCTCGACGCCGAACAACAACTCTTCACCGCCCGCCGCGATTTGGCGAATGCGCGACATGCGTATCTGTTGGCGAGGATTCAGCTGAAGTATTACGCGGGGTTGCTGAACGAGCAGGACTTGCGGGCCTTGGCGGGGTATTTCCAGCCCTCGGCATGA
- a CDS encoding (2Fe-2S)-binding protein: MSATPNGAAAQPFASHSIRLSLNGQDRQLDVLPWTTLLDLLREQLDLVGSKKGCDHGQCGACTVLRDGKRINACLTLAVMCDGAELTTIEGLANGDQLHPMQQAFIKHDAFQCGYCTPGQICSAVGLANEGRAHDSAQIQELMSGNLCRCGAYSNIRDAIVEVVGGEQ; encoded by the coding sequence ATGAGCGCGACCCCCAATGGCGCGGCGGCCCAACCGTTCGCCAGCCACTCGATACGCCTGAGCCTCAACGGCCAGGACCGCCAACTGGATGTGTTGCCCTGGACCACGCTGCTCGACCTGTTGCGCGAGCAACTCGACCTGGTCGGCAGCAAAAAAGGCTGCGACCACGGCCAATGCGGCGCCTGCACGGTGTTGCGCGACGGCAAACGAATCAATGCCTGCCTGACCCTGGCGGTGATGTGCGACGGCGCCGAGCTGACCACCATCGAAGGCCTGGCCAACGGCGACCAACTGCACCCGATGCAGCAGGCGTTCATCAAGCACGACGCCTTCCAGTGCGGTTACTGCACCCCCGGCCAGATCTGTTCCGCCGTGGGCCTGGCCAATGAAGGTCGTGCCCACGACAGCGCGCAAATCCAGGAGCTGATGAGCGGCAACCTGTGCCGCTGCGGCGCCTACAGCAATATCCGCGACGCCATCGTGGAAGTCGTGGGAGGTGAGCAATGA
- a CDS encoding MFS transporter — protein sequence MPSEPALLLRHHRPFIAFWLARIFTASGFQMLTVAIGWNLYQLTGNVLDLGLVGLVEFVPRVLFMLHTGHVADRYERRKVAAICQTVQALIALSLAIGGLTGNVTREMIFILAFLLGAARSFEMPTTQALLPSIVPSALFPRAVASSQSAQQLATIVAPALGGLLYAFGSVWVYGPTVVLYLIACVLTLNLPARQTPLNKGKATLDSLLAGIRFIRSRPDILGAISLDLFAVLLGGATALLPVFAKDILLTGAWGLGLLRSAPAVGALLMSLWLARFSVDRHVGRVMFTAVGVFGVATIAFGLSTSFWFSLAVLVVLGAADMISMVIRASFVQLETPDEMRGRVSAVNGLFIGASNQLGEFESGITAHWFGTVPAVVMGGIGTLVVTGVWIKLFPTLANRDRMHVPVE from the coding sequence ATGCCTAGTGAACCCGCGTTGCTGTTGCGTCATCACCGCCCTTTCATCGCGTTCTGGCTGGCGCGCATCTTTACCGCCAGTGGTTTCCAGATGCTCACCGTGGCCATCGGCTGGAACCTCTACCAACTGACCGGCAATGTGCTGGACCTGGGGTTGGTCGGGCTGGTGGAGTTCGTGCCACGGGTGCTCTTCATGCTGCACACCGGGCACGTGGCCGACCGCTATGAACGGCGCAAGGTCGCGGCCATCTGCCAGACCGTGCAGGCGCTGATTGCCCTGTCCCTGGCCATAGGCGGCCTGACCGGCAACGTGACCCGCGAGATGATCTTTATCCTCGCGTTCCTGCTGGGCGCCGCGCGCTCGTTTGAAATGCCCACCACCCAGGCGCTACTGCCGAGCATCGTGCCCAGCGCACTGTTCCCACGGGCCGTGGCTTCGTCGCAGTCGGCCCAGCAACTGGCAACCATCGTCGCGCCGGCGCTCGGCGGTTTGCTCTACGCCTTTGGCAGCGTGTGGGTGTATGGCCCCACCGTGGTGCTATACCTCATCGCCTGCGTGCTGACCCTCAACCTGCCCGCCCGCCAGACGCCGCTCAACAAAGGCAAGGCCACCCTGGATTCACTGTTGGCCGGCATCCGTTTTATCCGCAGCCGCCCGGACATCCTTGGCGCCATCTCCCTCGACCTGTTCGCCGTGTTGCTGGGGGGCGCCACCGCGTTGTTGCCGGTGTTCGCCAAGGACATCCTGCTGACCGGCGCGTGGGGCCTGGGCCTGCTGCGTTCGGCGCCGGCCGTGGGTGCGTTGTTGATGTCGCTGTGGCTGGCGCGGTTCTCGGTGGACCGCCATGTCGGCCGCGTGATGTTCACCGCCGTCGGCGTGTTCGGTGTGGCAACCATTGCCTTCGGCCTGTCCACCTCGTTCTGGTTTTCCCTGGCGGTGCTGGTGGTGCTGGGGGCAGCGGACATGATCAGCATGGTCATTCGCGCATCGTTCGTGCAGTTGGAAACGCCGGACGAAATGCGCGGGCGCGTCAGTGCGGTCAACGGCCTGTTTATCGGGGCGTCCAACCAACTGGGTGAGTTCGAATCGGGCATTACCGCCCACTGGTTCGGGACCGTACCCGCCGTGGTGATGGGCGGGATCGGTACATTGGTGGTGACGGGGGTGTGGATCAAGCTGTTCCCGACCCTGGCGAATCGCGACCGCATGCATGTGCCGGTGGAGTAG